In the Limanda limanda chromosome 10, fLimLim1.1, whole genome shotgun sequence genome, one interval contains:
- the LOC133011710 gene encoding eukaryotic peptide chain release factor subunit 1 yields the protein MADDPSAADRNVEIWKIKKLIKSLEAARGNGTSMISLIIPPKDQISRVAKMLADEFGTASNIKSRVNRLSVLGAITSVQQRLKLYNKVPPNGLVVYCGTIVTEEGKEKKVNIDFEPFKPINTSLYLCDNKFHTEALTALLSDDSKFGFIVIDGSGALFGTLQGNTREVLHKFTVDLPKKHGRGGQSALRFARLRMEKRHNYVRKVAETAVQLFVSNDKVNVAGMVLAGSADFKTELSQSDMFDPRLQAKVLKLVDISYGGENGFNQAIELSAEVLSNVKFIQEKKLIGRYFDEISQDTGKYCFGVEDTLKGLEMGAVEILIVYENLDTMRYILRVHGAESNGLENAEKTLYLTPEQEKDKSHFTDKETGQEHELIESMPLLEWFANNYKKFGATLEIVTDKSQEGSQFVKGFGGIGGILRYRVDFQGMEYQGADDVIFDLDDY from the exons ATGGCGGACGACCCCAGCGCGGCGGACAGGAACGTGGAGATATGGAAAATCAAgaagctgatcaaaagtttggAGGCTGCCCGCGG tAATGGCACCAGTATGATCTCGCTTATCATCCCTCCTAAGGACCAGATTTCCAGAGTGGCCAAGATGTTGGCTGATGAGTTTGGCACCGCTTCCAACATCAAGAGCAGAGTCAACAGGCTGTCTGTCCTCGGGGCCATCACCTCTGTACAGCAAAGACTAAAGCTCTACAACAAGG TGCCCCCCAATGGCTTGGTCGTGTACTGTGGGACCATTGTGACAGAGGAAGGCAAGGAGAAGAAAGTCAATATCGACTTTGAGCCTTTTAAGCCAATCAACACCTCCCTGTACCTCTGTGACAACAAGTTCCATACCgag GCACTGACGGCCTTGCTCTCTGATGACAGCAAGTTTGGCTTCATCGTGATCGACGGTAGTGGGGCGCTGTTTGGCACACTACAGGGCAACACCAGAGAAGTGCTGCACAAATTCACTGTGGACCTACCCAAGAAGCACG gcAGAGGAGGACAGTCTGCGCTGCGTTTTGCTCGTCTCAGAATGGAGAAGAGGCACAACTATGTGAGAAAAGTGGCTGAGACGGCTGTTCAGCTCTTCGTGTCCAACGACAAAGTCAATGTGGCAGGAATGGTCTTGGCTGGCTCTGCCGACTTCAAGACAGAACTCAGTCAGTCCGACATGTTTGACCCA AGGTTACAAGCCAAGGTTCTGAAGCTTGTGGACATCTCCTACGGAGGAGAGAATGGTTTTAACCAAGCTATTGAGCTCTCAGCAGAGGTTCTCTCTAATGTCAAGTTCATCCAGGAGAAGAAGCTCATAG GACGGTACTTTGATGAGATCAGTCAGGACACGGGGAAGTACTGTTTCGGTGTGGAGGACACACTCAAAGGCCTGGAAATGGGAGCGGTGGAAATCCTTATAGTCTACGAGAACTTAGACACCATGCGATATATTCTACGTGTGCACGGGGCTGAGAGCAACGGATTGGAGAACG CTGAGAAGACCTTGTACTTAACGccggagcaggagaaagacaAGTCTCACTTCACAGACAAGGAG acGGGGCAGGAACATGAGCTGATTGAGAGTATGCCACTACTGGAGTGGTTTGCCAACAACTACAAGAAATTCGGAGCCACGCTGGAGATAGTAACAGACAAAAGCCAGGAAGGGTCCCAGTTCGTCAAGGGCTTTGGAGGCATCGGGG